One Microlunatus soli genomic window carries:
- a CDS encoding ammonium transporter: MTVLEVNSGDTAWILTSAALVLLMTPGLALFYGGMVRAKTVLNMMMMSFGALCLIAVTWVLYGYSIAFGNDVGGGLLGNPFEYLGLHGLMADTGDSLPVMAFVGFQAVFAIITVALISGAIADRAKFGTWMIFALIWSTIVYFPVAHWVFDFTVTDDAGKVLHAGGWIANSLKAVDFAGGTAVHINAGAAGLALALVLGKRIGWRRDPMRPHNLPLVMLGAGLLWFGWFGFNAGSALQAGNSAAVVWVNTLTATGAAALGWLLVERIRDKHATSLGAASGVVAGLVAITPSCSAVSPIGAILLGAIAGVLCALAVGLKYKLGFDDSLDVVGVHLVGGLWGTIAVGFFATKAAPAQVAGLFYGGGFDQLWRQVVGAVSVLVFSFVLTYVIATILNKTIGFRVSEDTERSGVDEIEHAESAYDLANLGGGLRAFSTGPAPSRPPEDDNSGSSKSHDQEVTA; encoded by the coding sequence ATGACTGTCTTGGAAGTCAATTCGGGCGACACCGCCTGGATCCTGACCTCGGCTGCCCTGGTGTTGTTGATGACACCCGGACTGGCCCTGTTCTACGGCGGCATGGTGCGCGCCAAGACCGTGCTCAACATGATGATGATGAGCTTCGGCGCGCTCTGCCTGATCGCCGTCACCTGGGTGCTGTACGGCTACTCGATCGCGTTCGGCAACGACGTCGGCGGCGGCCTGCTCGGCAACCCCTTCGAATACCTCGGCCTGCACGGCCTGATGGCCGACACCGGTGATTCGCTGCCGGTGATGGCCTTCGTCGGTTTCCAGGCGGTCTTCGCGATCATCACCGTCGCCCTGATCTCCGGGGCCATCGCTGACCGGGCGAAATTCGGCACCTGGATGATCTTCGCCCTGATCTGGTCGACCATCGTCTACTTCCCGGTCGCGCACTGGGTCTTCGACTTCACCGTGACCGACGATGCCGGCAAGGTGCTGCACGCCGGCGGCTGGATCGCCAACAGCCTGAAGGCGGTCGACTTCGCCGGCGGCACCGCGGTGCACATCAATGCCGGTGCCGCCGGCCTGGCCCTGGCTCTGGTGCTGGGCAAGCGGATCGGCTGGCGGCGAGACCCGATGCGACCGCACAACCTGCCGCTGGTGATGCTCGGCGCAGGCCTGCTGTGGTTCGGCTGGTTCGGCTTCAACGCCGGTTCGGCGCTGCAGGCCGGCAACAGTGCGGCAGTGGTCTGGGTCAACACCTTGACCGCAACCGGAGCCGCCGCTCTCGGCTGGCTGCTGGTGGAACGCATCCGGGACAAGCACGCCACCTCACTCGGCGCCGCCTCCGGCGTCGTCGCGGGCCTGGTCGCGATCACTCCGTCCTGCTCCGCGGTCAGCCCGATCGGCGCGATCCTGCTCGGCGCCATCGCCGGTGTGCTCTGCGCGCTGGCCGTCGGCTTGAAGTACAAGCTCGGTTTCGACGACTCGCTCGATGTCGTCGGCGTACACCTGGTCGGCGGCCTGTGGGGCACGATCGCCGTCGGCTTCTTCGCCACCAAGGCGGCGCCGGCACAGGTCGCCGGACTCTTCTACGGCGGCGGATTCGATCAGCTCTGGCGGCAGGTCGTCGGCGCGGTGTCGGTGTTGGTGTTCAGCTTCGTGCTGACCTACGTGATCGCCACGATCCTGAACAAGACGATCGGCTTCCGGGTCAGTGAGGACACCGAACGCAGCGGGGTCGACGAGATCGAACACGCCGAGTCGGCGTACGATCTGGCCAATCTGGGTGGAGGTCTGCGCGCCTTCTCGACCGGTCCGGCGCCGAGCCGGCCGCCGGAGGACGACAACTCGGGTAGCAGCAAGTCCCATGATCAGGAGGTGACGGCATGA
- a CDS encoding P-II family nitrogen regulator — protein sequence MKLVTAIIKPHMLDEVKTALEAFGIEGMTVSEASGFGRQRGHTEVYRGAEYTVDLVPKLRLEVLVDDGDASDIVDVLVKSARTGRIGDGKVWTTGVDEVVRVRTGERGLDAL from the coding sequence ATGAAGCTGGTGACCGCGATCATCAAGCCCCACATGTTGGACGAAGTGAAGACCGCTCTCGAAGCATTCGGCATCGAAGGTATGACGGTCAGCGAGGCCAGCGGCTTCGGCCGCCAGCGTGGCCACACCGAGGTGTACCGCGGCGCGGAGTACACCGTCGACCTGGTGCCGAAGCTCCGACTTGAGGTGCTGGTCGACGACGGCGACGCGAGTGACATCGTCGACGTGTTGGTCAAGAGCGCACGGACCGGCCGCATCGGTGACGGCAAGGTCTGGACCACCGGGGTGGACGAGGTCGTACGCGTCCGCACCGGGGAGCGCGGGCTGGACGCGCTCTGA